One Polyangiaceae bacterium genomic window carries:
- a CDS encoding sigma 54-dependent Fis family transcriptional regulator, whose amino-acid sequence MYRDESTRTADAGGKQTVALRTHKICIEVVRGSMAGRVVELAGPEVRIGSSSKCDFVLEDQTVSREHVILRIEGDRLRVVDAGSRNGTTVDGVVVRDADARPDSTIGLGTSAIRLKMTREMIELPISSRDHFGQLMGRSVVMRRVFTLLERIAPTDTTVLIEGETGTGKELAAAAIHVASSRARKPLVVFDCSAVSATLVESELFGHVKGAFTGAVRERVGKFEAAHGGTLFLDELGELPLDMQQKLLRALEARKVSRVGSNDPIPVDVRIIGATNRSLANEVERGRFREDLYYRLAVVPVRLPPLRERLDDVPMLVRHFEASFRKGECPPPSLSDDAIHEFLAETWPGNVRELRNRVELMLSLKLSEFPAAAQSAAQRFALPALGVDVDVPLDAALAHLKEAYEKAYVEEILKRHGYNVTRAAMAAGVGRAHMHRLMQRYGVHRDQPS is encoded by the coding sequence ATGTACCGAGATGAGTCGACGAGAACCGCCGATGCTGGTGGCAAGCAAACTGTGGCGCTCCGAACACATAAGATCTGCATCGAGGTGGTGCGGGGATCGATGGCGGGCAGGGTCGTCGAGCTCGCGGGACCGGAGGTGAGGATCGGGAGCAGCTCAAAATGCGACTTCGTTTTGGAGGATCAGACCGTCAGTCGCGAGCACGTCATTTTGCGCATCGAGGGCGATAGGCTGCGGGTGGTCGACGCGGGCAGTCGTAATGGAACCACGGTCGATGGAGTGGTCGTGCGTGACGCGGATGCGCGGCCGGATTCGACGATAGGGCTCGGGACATCGGCGATTCGATTGAAAATGACGCGAGAGATGATCGAGCTGCCAATTTCGTCGCGCGACCATTTCGGGCAGTTGATGGGTCGGAGCGTGGTCATGCGTCGCGTCTTCACATTGCTCGAGCGTATTGCTCCGACGGATACGACCGTATTGATCGAAGGCGAGACGGGCACGGGCAAGGAGCTAGCGGCTGCCGCGATTCACGTGGCGAGCAGCAGAGCACGTAAGCCTCTCGTGGTCTTCGATTGTTCGGCAGTTTCGGCGACGCTCGTCGAAAGCGAGCTGTTTGGGCATGTCAAAGGGGCGTTCACAGGCGCCGTGCGTGAACGCGTGGGCAAGTTCGAGGCGGCGCATGGGGGAACGTTATTTTTGGACGAGCTCGGCGAATTGCCTCTCGATATGCAGCAAAAGCTCCTGCGTGCGCTCGAAGCGCGCAAGGTATCGCGTGTGGGGAGCAATGATCCAATCCCCGTGGACGTACGAATCATCGGCGCGACGAACCGCAGCTTGGCCAATGAAGTCGAGCGAGGTCGTTTTCGAGAGGATCTTTATTATCGTTTGGCGGTCGTTCCCGTGCGACTGCCGCCCTTGCGCGAGCGACTCGACGACGTTCCGATGCTCGTACGCCATTTCGAGGCGTCGTTTCGAAAGGGGGAATGTCCGCCGCCTTCTCTGTCGGATGATGCAATCCATGAGTTTTTGGCAGAGACATGGCCCGGCAACGTGCGGGAGCTCCGAAACCGAGTGGAATTGATGCTTTCGCTGAAGTTATCGGAGTTTCCCGCTGCAGCGCAAAGCGCCGCACAGCGATTCGCGCTTCCGGCACTGGGTGTGGACGTCGACGTGCCGCTCGACGCGGCCCTCGCGCATCTCAAGGAAGCCTATGAAAAGGCGTATGTCGAGGAAATCTTGAAAAGGCACGGTTACAACGTGACGCGCGCTGCAATGGCAGCAGGCGTAGGTCGCGCGCATATGCACAGGCTCATGCAACGATACGGGGTTCACCGGGATCAGCCATCATGA